GGAATTGCGAAACAACTCGCGCTGCGAAGTCTGGTGGATCAGGGCTACGACGTCCATCCAGAAGAGGTCTTTGCCAGGCTCAATGCCCGCGACGCTTCCACTTCCGCCGTGGCGACGGACGCTTTGCTGCTTTTTGTGCGATCCAACGTTTACACATCCCAATCGCTCGATCTGATTGAACGGTACGCAATCATCGATGTCGCGGATGAACTTGCAACGCGTCTGCTGGACGATGCAAGCGGCACCTTAAGTGTCCGTGCGGCCGAGGTGCTTTTCAAATTGAACGCGGCACAGCCGCTGGTTGATGCGATGGAATCGTCCGAACCGGAACGTGCCGCCAAAGCGATCCATTTGGTCAGCTTGACTGCTGGCAAGCAAGCGGTCTCGCTCCTGATGCCGCTCGCGTTGCAGGCCACTTTGCCAATGGAGCTACGCATTGCGGCAGCGGACGGCTTGGCGGCGCGCACCGACGGACAAGCGGCTTTGTTAAAACACCTTCAGTCGAATGAACTGCCGGCCCCGATCCAAGTTTCAATCCGCGATGGGTTGTTGGCGTCTCCGGTGAAATCGATCGCAGACGCTGCTGCGGAAAGGTTGGCATCGCCGGAGTCCGTTGAAGCGGTGGCGATGCCTTTGGTGGATCAACTGATTAACGAACGAGGGGACGCGGCTGCGGGCGCTATCGTCTTTCGTGATGCTGGAAACTGCGCCAGCTGTCATCGGCACAACGGAATGGGAAAAGAAATTGGTCCCGATTTGACCGACATTGGAAAGCGACTTTCCCCTTCGGCACTCTACTCCGCTATCCTGACGCCTAACGCGGCAATCAGTCACGGCTTTGAGACGCACACGTTGTTGTCGTCCGACGGCCAGATTGTGTCGGGGGTGCTGATCAGCCAAACCGAGGATGCTGTCACCATTCGAACGGCACAAGGGATCGATCGGACGATCCGTCGCGACGAGGTGGATGAACTGCAAAAGCAACCTCAATCGATCATGCCCGCCAACTTGCATCTGAAACTCACTCGCGAACAGCTAATTGATCTGGCCGAGTACTTGATGGCTTCACCCACGAAAGCTCAGCCGCCCGAATGAGTCCCGTCCCTTCTTTAAAAATGAATCGCCGATTGGCAGCCTGGGCGAATCGCTTCCAGCTCGATCGGTCTTTGCTGTGGGTCCTCGCGGCCCGCATCTGGCAGGTTGTATCGGGGCCGCTGACGATTTGTTTGATCGGGATTTATATGTCGCTCGACGAACAGGGCGTCTATTACGGAATCTTCAGTTTTCTGACGATTCAGGCATTCTTCGAACTTGGCCTGTTGAGCGTGCTGATTACGTTTGCTGGACACGAGGCCACGTCGCTGAACGTTCATGCTCCTCCCGCCTTTGAAAGCGAAGCTTGGCAACGCGCGGCAATGCGGATGGCGGAACTGTTGCGGTCATCGCGACGGTGGTTTGCCGCAGCCGGTGTGGTCTATGGCGTCGTGGCGCTGGTGATGGGGTGGCGTGTGTTGAGCGATTTGGAGTTCACCAATCCGGTCGCCTGGCAGTGGCCCTTGTTGCTGGTGCTCCCCTGTGCCGCGTTGACGGTCGTTTGGTCCCCCAATGTCGCAATCCTGGAAGGGATCGGGCTGCGCGAAACGGTCTATCGGATCCGCTTGCTGCAGGCGTTCTCGGGCAGTTTGGTCGTCTGGGGCTGCTTGACGATGGGGCTGGGGATTTGGAGTGTTGTCGCCGCAACGGCAACGCAAACCCTGTGGACGGGGTACTTGGTTGCCGTGTATGGACGACCGGTATTCCGGCCGATCTTGGCTCAGGTGGGCCAATCTGCCGAGTTTTCGTGGCGGAAAGACGTTGTTCCCTTTCAGTGGAAGGTCGCCGTCAATGGCGTGCTTTATTACGTCACCACTCAATGTTTTGTGCTGATCATCCTGTGGTTCAGCAAGGACAGCGCTGAAGCGGGACGATTGGGGATGACGTTAACCGCGACCGCAGCAATCCAGATGCTTGCGATGGCCTGGGTGCAAGCCAAGTACCCGGTTGCCGCAAGTTTGCACGGGGCTGGCAAACGGGAGCAAGCGGGGACGATGTGGCAGCAGATTGCGATCAGTTCCTCCGCCTTGCTGGTGTTGGCTTTCATCGCGTTGACCCTATTGGTCATGCTGCTGCCCTGGTTAGATCCCCGTTTCGAGAACCGCTTTGTGTCGCCTGAGATCGTCGCGATCTTAGGGCTGGGGTGCCTGGCAAACCATCTGTCAGCGATTCAATCGTTTTACATCTTGTCGCGTCGCTTTCCGCCATTGATGATCATGATCCCGGCAATGATCATTGCGGCTTCATCGATTTGGCTGGCGGGTTACTTCTATTCGACGTGGGGCATCGCTTGTGCCTACGCGGCTTCGTTCTGGTTGGTTTTACTTCCGCTGCAAACCTGGGGTTATCTGAAGCTTCGGAAGTGTTGAGCCAATCGTTCCATCGGCGCATAAAAAAAGAGAGACCCCGGCCACAAATGACTTTCGCCGCACGCGGCGCTTGCCATTTATTGAGTCTCTCCTGAACGCTTTTTTATGCTCGTTTAAAATTTGGTCAATAGTGATCGCGAAAAAATTTACTGCCGCCGCTGCGCGTTCGACTCGCGCGATCGCAACCCTTTCGCTGTTGCGACTGCAGGGTGGTTGTGATTGTTTGTTCCGCCGCAACGTGCGGCGGTTGTGGCGCGTCGCTCGAGAACCGCGATTCGGTGTTGATGCCAGTGTCGCGCTGCGGCCTCTTGCGGTCGCTCGCTTCGACTTGCCAACAATCACTCTTGGCGTGCCCGATTCGAGAGAGAATCTTCACGAATTGTGGCGATCTTTTTGCGATCGCGCTTGCCATTTTTAGGCCCTGCTGCGCACGATAGGTAAATGGAAAACGCAAGTAAAAACGATGGTTTGGGCTGCCATTACCACTTCATTACCGGCCGCCTTGCCGAACACTCGTTGAGACAGGTTGTTGAATCTGTTGCGGCTCGCGTTGGATTCGAATATTCGATCGGTGTGATGCCGATCACTGTGGCTGCACTGATTACGCCAAAATGGCTTGCTCGACATTTGGATGTACCGGCGCAAGCGACCGCGGTGATCCTGCCCGGCTATTGCGTTCGTGGGCTGGCGGAGATCGATGCGATGTTGGATGTGCCCGTCCAATGCGGGCCAAAAGACCTCAGCGATCTGCCAAATTTTTTTTCGCTTTCTAATAAAAAAAGATCGCTAAACGACTTCGATATCGAAATTGTGGCGGAAATTAATCACGCTCCAAGTCGTCAAATCGACGAGCTTTTGGCGCTCGCAAGTGGCTATGCCGCATGCGGCGCCGACATCATCGACTTGGGATGCAATCCCGAACAGCGATGGGATGGAATCAAACGAGTCGTGCCGATGTTGCGCGATCTCGGCTTGCGCGTCTCGATCGATACGCTCGATCCGATCGAAGCGGCCGATGCGTGCGCCGCCGGTGCCGAATTGGTCCTTTCGGTCAATCGCAGTAACCGCGAGATGGCAGTCGATTGGGGAACCGAGGTGGTCGTGATTCCCGACACTCCCGATGCGATCGAAACGATGGACGAAACGGCTGAATATCTGACGCAGCGGAACGTGCCGATCCGGTTGGATCCGATCTTGGAACCGATCGGATTTGGGTTTGCCGCAAGTCTGAATCGCTATATCGAAACACGGCGGCGGCATCCCGACGCGGCGATGATGATGGGGATCGGAAATCTAAGCGAACTGACCGACGTCGACTCCGCCGGCGTTAACTTTCTGCTGCTGGGGATCTGTCAGGAACTGGGCATTCAAAGCGTGTTGACGACTCAGGTGATAAATTGGGCTCGCAGCAGCGTTGCCGAATGTGATCTGGCTCGGCGGATGGTCTATGCGGCGTGCAAAGAGCGGATTCCGCCAAAGAACCTTAGCGATGCGTTGGTAATGTTGCGCGATCCGCGTTTAAACGAACTGCCCGCCGGACATACCGAGCAATTGGCCGATCAGATCAAAGACAACAACTTCCGGTTGTTCGCTCAGACGGACGAGATCAGGCTGGTCTCTCGCGATCTGCACCTGGTCGGCGACGATCCGTTTGAAATCTTTGAAGCTCTGTTGGCAACCGAGCAGGGTGAAAAGGTCGACGCTTCGCATGCCTTCTACCTTGGCTTTGAGATGTGCAAGGCGCTGACGGCGATCACGCTGGGGAAACGTTACGAGCAGGATGAGTCGCTGCGTTGGGGACATCTGACGCGCGACGAAAAGCATCACCGACTCAGTGGCAAGCGTCGTCAAAAAAAGTCAGCTGACTGAATCCCGCTGCGATCCGTTTGCGGGACGACTTGCGCTTGCTCGACTGTGCGTTTTCGGGCGCACTCGGCTGCGAAATGGAATCGAGCGATCGATCGGTTGTCGATAAGTCGTCATCGGCATCGCTGGCCGCAACTATCCCTTCGCAAGGATCTTCGACTTTCATCGGATCGGTCGCCAGATAGCGATCGGCGCACGAGACGGGGAACTCGCTGCCCAACAGATCGCGATGGGTTTGCAATGCGACGTCGGGCGCGTTGTTTTCGTCCGACAGATGCGCCAGGCAGGCCCACTGCAATCGCGAGCTGTCGGCGCGTTGCAGCAGCCTAGCCGCTTCGAGATTCGAAATGTGTCCGCCGGAGCCGCTGATCCGTTCCTGCAGCGCCGGCGGGTAGGGACCCTGGGCGAGCATGTCGGGATCGTAATTGCTTTCGATCAGGACCGCGTCCAGCGAGGCGACTGCGGCTTCGAGCCCATCGAAGACGTGTCCCAGATCGGTCAAGATCCCGAATCGGCGACGCGAGTTATCGATGATGAAGACGACGCCGTCGACACCGTCGTGTGGCGTCGAGAGTGTTTCGACCGAGACCTGGCCGA
Above is a genomic segment from Rosistilla ulvae containing:
- a CDS encoding MBL fold metallo-hydrolase, which translates into the protein MEVITLQSGSSGNCVYVETDGVRLLFDAGISGRQAQERLAQHGKDIHDVDALIISHDHSDHTSCMGVYHRKFGLPIYCTPATHTIVDRRKRLGRVSDVRHFDAGQTLWFGQVSVETLSTPHDGVDGVVFIIDNSRRRFGILTDLGHVFDGLEAAVASLDAVLIESNYDPDMLAQGPYPPALQERISGSGGHISNLEAARLLQRADSSRLQWACLAHLSDENNAPDVALQTHRDLLGSEFPVSCADRYLATDPMKVEDPCEGIVAASDADDDLSTTDRSLDSISQPSAPENAQSSKRKSSRKRIAAGFSQLTFFDDACH
- a CDS encoding DUF6513 domain-containing protein, which translates into the protein MENASKNDGLGCHYHFITGRLAEHSLRQVVESVAARVGFEYSIGVMPITVAALITPKWLARHLDVPAQATAVILPGYCVRGLAEIDAMLDVPVQCGPKDLSDLPNFFSLSNKKRSLNDFDIEIVAEINHAPSRQIDELLALASGYAACGADIIDLGCNPEQRWDGIKRVVPMLRDLGLRVSIDTLDPIEAADACAAGAELVLSVNRSNREMAVDWGTEVVVIPDTPDAIETMDETAEYLTQRNVPIRLDPILEPIGFGFAASLNRYIETRRRHPDAAMMMGIGNLSELTDVDSAGVNFLLLGICQELGIQSVLTTQVINWARSSVAECDLARRMVYAACKERIPPKNLSDALVMLRDPRLNELPAGHTEQLADQIKDNNFRLFAQTDEIRLVSRDLHLVGDDPFEIFEALLATEQGEKVDASHAFYLGFEMCKALTAITLGKRYEQDESLRWGHLTRDEKHHRLSGKRRQKKSAD
- a CDS encoding lipopolysaccharide biosynthesis protein, which translates into the protein MNRRLAAWANRFQLDRSLLWVLAARIWQVVSGPLTICLIGIYMSLDEQGVYYGIFSFLTIQAFFELGLLSVLITFAGHEATSLNVHAPPAFESEAWQRAAMRMAELLRSSRRWFAAAGVVYGVVALVMGWRVLSDLEFTNPVAWQWPLLLVLPCAALTVVWSPNVAILEGIGLRETVYRIRLLQAFSGSLVVWGCLTMGLGIWSVVAATATQTLWTGYLVAVYGRPVFRPILAQVGQSAEFSWRKDVVPFQWKVAVNGVLYYVTTQCFVLIILWFSKDSAEAGRLGMTLTATAAIQMLAMAWVQAKYPVAASLHGAGKREQAGTMWQQIAISSSALLVLAFIALTLLVMLLPWLDPRFENRFVSPEIVAILGLGCLANHLSAIQSFYILSRRFPPLMIMIPAMIIAASSIWLAGYFYSTWGIACAYAASFWLVLLPLQTWGYLKLRKC